One window of Mesorhizobium sp. WSM4904 genomic DNA carries:
- the lepA gene encoding translation elongation factor 4, producing the protein MTTPLDHIRNFSIVAHIDHGKSTLADRLIQLTGALEERDMKEQVLDSMDIERERGITIKAQTVRLNYRAKNGEDYVLNLIDTPGHVDFAYEVSRSLAACEGSLLVVDASQGVEAQTLANVYQAIDNNHEIVVVLNKVDLPAAEPERIREQVEEVIGLDASNAVLISAKTGLGVPDVLEAIVHQLPPPREGDIAAPLKAMLVDSWYDAYLGVIVLVRIIDGVMKKGQTIRMMGTGAKYLVERTGVFKPARVNVDELGPGEFGFFTGSIKEVADTRVGDTITEDRRPTAKALPGFKPAQPVVFCGLFPVDAADFEDLRAAVGKLRLNDASFSFEMETSAALGFGFRCGFLGLLHLEIIQERLEREFNLDLIATAPSVVYRMNLIDGTTKELHNPADMPDVVKIASIEEPWIRATILTPDDYLGGILKLCQDRRGIQADLSYVGKRAMLTYDLPLNEVVFDFYDRLKSISKGYASFDYHLTNYREGDLVKMSILVNDEPVDALSMLVHRSAAEKRGRAMCEKLKELIPQHLFKIPIQAAIGGRIIARETVSALRKDVTAKCYGGDVTRKRKLLDKQKEGKKRMRQFGKVDIPQEAFIQALKMGD; encoded by the coding sequence ATGACGACGCCCCTCGACCACATCCGCAACTTCTCCATCGTCGCCCATATCGACCATGGCAAATCCACGCTTGCCGACCGGCTGATCCAGCTCACCGGCGCGCTGGAGGAGCGCGACATGAAGGAGCAGGTGCTGGACTCGATGGACATCGAGCGCGAGCGCGGCATCACCATCAAGGCCCAGACCGTCCGGCTCAACTACCGCGCCAAGAACGGCGAGGACTATGTGCTGAACCTCATCGACACCCCCGGCCATGTCGACTTCGCCTATGAGGTGTCGCGCTCTTTGGCCGCCTGCGAGGGCTCGCTGCTGGTGGTCGACGCCTCGCAAGGGGTCGAGGCGCAGACGCTCGCCAATGTCTACCAGGCGATCGACAACAACCACGAGATCGTCGTGGTGCTGAACAAGGTCGACCTGCCGGCGGCCGAGCCCGAGCGCATCCGCGAGCAGGTCGAGGAGGTGATCGGCCTCGATGCTTCCAACGCCGTGCTGATCTCGGCCAAGACCGGGCTGGGCGTGCCTGACGTGCTGGAGGCGATCGTCCACCAGCTGCCGCCGCCGCGCGAGGGCGACATCGCCGCCCCGCTGAAGGCGATGCTGGTCGACAGCTGGTACGACGCCTATCTCGGCGTAATCGTTCTGGTGCGCATCATCGACGGCGTGATGAAGAAGGGCCAGACCATCCGCATGATGGGCACCGGCGCGAAATATCTCGTCGAGCGCACCGGCGTCTTCAAGCCGGCCCGCGTCAATGTCGACGAGCTCGGCCCCGGCGAGTTCGGCTTCTTCACCGGCTCGATCAAGGAAGTGGCCGACACCCGCGTCGGCGACACCATCACCGAGGACCGCCGCCCGACGGCAAAGGCCCTGCCGGGCTTCAAGCCGGCGCAGCCGGTGGTGTTCTGCGGCCTGTTCCCGGTCGACGCCGCCGATTTCGAGGATCTGCGCGCCGCCGTCGGCAAGCTGCGCCTCAACGACGCCTCCTTCTCCTTTGAAATGGAGACCTCCGCCGCGCTCGGCTTCGGCTTCCGCTGCGGCTTCCTCGGCCTCTTGCATCTGGAGATCATCCAGGAGCGGCTGGAGCGCGAATTCAACCTCGACCTCATCGCCACGGCGCCGTCCGTCGTCTACCGCATGAACCTCATCGACGGCACGACCAAGGAACTGCACAATCCGGCCGACATGCCCGACGTGGTCAAGATCGCCTCGATCGAGGAGCCGTGGATCCGCGCCACCATCCTCACCCCCGACGACTATCTCGGCGGCATCCTGAAACTCTGCCAGGACAGGCGCGGCATCCAGGCCGATCTCTCCTATGTCGGCAAACGCGCCATGCTGACCTACGACCTGCCGCTCAACGAGGTCGTCTTCGATTTCTACGATCGCCTGAAGTCGATCTCCAAGGGCTACGCCTCCTTCGACTACCACCTGACCAACTATCGCGAGGGCGACCTGGTGAAGATGTCGATCCTGGTCAATGACGAGCCCGTCGACGCTCTGTCCATGCTGGTGCACCGCTCGGCGGCGGAAAAACGCGGCCGCGCCATGTGCGAGAAGCTGAAGGAGCTGATCCCGCAGCACCTATTCAAGATCCCGATCCAGGCCGCGATCGGCGGCCGCATCATCGCCCGCGAGACGGTCTCGGCGCTCAGGAAGGACGTCACCGCCAAATGCTACGGCGGCGACGTGACCCGCAAGCGCAAGCTGCTCGACAAGCAGAAAGAGGGCAAGAAGCGGATGCGCCAGTTCGGCAAGGTGGATATTCCCCAGGAGGCGTTTATCCAGGCGCTTAAGATGGGGGATTGA